The following coding sequences are from one Acidobacteriota bacterium window:
- a CDS encoding lmo0937 family membrane protein codes for MLETIIVIVLLLWLVGMISGSTFGGVLHTLLLVAVVVFVIRLFTGRRAV; via the coding sequence ATGCTTGAAACTATTATCGTCATCGTTTTACTTCTTTGGCTTGTTGGTATGATTAGCGGATCGACCTTTGGCGGCGTTCTTCATACGTTGCTTCTTGTGGCCGTTGTTGTTTTTGTCATCAGGCTGTTTACCGGCCGACGGGCCGTTTAG
- a CDS encoding response regulator — translation MDSRPAPEINDALGQMLPGGFFGPLFEAAFDLYGVVGAEGRVISMNGRIFEKAGSDPSLLAGQVISETVYWQSTENTSALLSTAVGEALAGSPRRLTLDFRLRVNESVPIELFLFPVSSSEEEAMVMVAGRHCGSGVQDEDGRHYAELIEAAGAAGAGLFAWDLERGRARSTPRTNEILGLSPYEELEYEAFISSIHPDDRPRIAAFIANAENQPGRFDQEFRVVYPDGKTQWIRAEGKIVGPSDTAGSRMLGNLRQITAEKVAAEELAKIYERERKAREEATEANRAKDFFLTLVSHELRAPLNAIMGWSKILLSKELDVETRRNALETIERSAQVQAKLINDLVDSARVASGKLRLEYRPTNLYKLIRGAVQAHQPAATSRELEFTFSADREDLVVFADANRLQQVFGNIISNAIKFTEPGGTVSIELTSDDGTAAIRIADTGQGINADALTAIFRQFSQGHVESGRNSSGFGLGLSIAKILAERHGGTITAESDGPGHGSAFTVRLPLKDAPATVALAESARPDARRLDGLRILIVEDDPDSREVLQLFLQQNGADIHAAMDARQAVEILNGANGRLPDLIISDLAMPGEDGLSLISRIRSRNSDGGAEIPAIALSAFTSEQSRDSALAAGFQRYATKPFDPEPLVGLILELTKQNGS, via the coding sequence ATGGATTCAAGACCGGCACCTGAGATCAACGATGCCCTGGGCCAAATGCTCCCGGGCGGCTTTTTCGGGCCGCTGTTCGAAGCGGCGTTTGACCTATATGGTGTCGTCGGAGCTGAAGGTCGCGTTATCTCAATGAACGGACGCATCTTTGAGAAGGCCGGATCAGACCCATCGCTGCTCGCGGGCCAGGTAATTTCAGAGACCGTCTATTGGCAATCAACCGAAAACACTTCTGCACTGCTTTCAACGGCAGTCGGTGAGGCTCTCGCCGGGTCGCCGCGTCGGCTTACACTTGACTTCCGGCTGCGGGTAAACGAGAGCGTGCCGATCGAGCTCTTTCTGTTTCCCGTAAGTTCGTCTGAGGAAGAAGCAATGGTCATGGTCGCCGGCCGACATTGCGGCAGCGGCGTTCAAGATGAGGACGGACGGCATTATGCAGAATTGATCGAGGCAGCAGGAGCGGCAGGTGCCGGGCTTTTTGCTTGGGACCTGGAACGCGGCCGGGCGCGCTCAACTCCTCGGACAAATGAAATACTTGGCCTTTCGCCGTACGAAGAGCTTGAATACGAAGCGTTCATTTCATCTATTCATCCAGACGACCGACCGCGGATAGCGGCATTTATCGCAAATGCCGAAAACCAGCCGGGACGGTTCGATCAAGAGTTTCGCGTCGTTTATCCTGACGGCAAAACACAGTGGATCCGCGCCGAAGGCAAGATAGTCGGGCCAAGCGATACCGCAGGCTCGAGGATGCTAGGAAATCTTCGGCAGATAACCGCAGAAAAGGTCGCCGCCGAAGAGCTTGCAAAGATATACGAACGCGAACGAAAGGCACGCGAAGAGGCGACCGAGGCGAACCGGGCGAAAGATTTTTTCCTTACGCTTGTCTCACACGAACTTCGCGCCCCGCTCAACGCGATAATGGGATGGTCGAAGATCCTGCTTTCGAAGGAACTCGATGTCGAGACACGGCGAAACGCATTGGAGACGATCGAGCGTAGCGCCCAGGTCCAGGCAAAGCTGATAAACGACCTTGTTGATTCAGCCCGTGTCGCTTCGGGCAAGCTTCGGCTCGAATATCGCCCTACGAATCTCTATAAACTTATCCGCGGGGCGGTTCAGGCCCATCAACCTGCGGCGACCTCGCGAGAACTTGAGTTCACATTCTCTGCCGACCGCGAAGATCTGGTCGTCTTTGCCGACGCAAACCGGCTGCAGCAGGTCTTTGGCAATATAATTTCAAACGCCATCAAATTTACCGAGCCGGGCGGCACGGTATCGATCGAGCTCACGTCCGATGACGGCACGGCGGCGATTCGCATTGCCGATACCGGACAAGGCATCAACGCCGACGCTTTGACGGCGATCTTCCGGCAGTTCTCGCAAGGCCATGTGGAAAGCGGCAGGAATAGCTCCGGCTTCGGGCTCGGGCTCTCGATCGCAAAGATTCTCGCCGAACGCCACGGCGGCACGATCACCGCGGAAAGCGACGGGCCGGGACACGGTTCGGCTTTCACTGTTCGGCTGCCGCTAAAGGATGCTCCTGCTACGGTCGCTTTAGCTGAATCGGCACGGCCCGACGCCCGAAGGCTCGATGGCCTTCGCATCCTGATCGTTGAAGATGACCCGGATTCGCGAGAGGTGCTGCAGCTATTTCTTCAGCAAAATGGGGCGGATATTCACGCCGCGATGGACGCGAGACAGGCGGTCGAAATACTGAACGGTGCAAATGGCCGGCTGCCCGATCTGATCATTTCAGACCTCGCAATGCCCGGCGAGGACGGGCTCTCGCTCATCTCGCGGATCCGTTCGCGAAACTCCGATGGCGGGGCCGAGATACCTGCAATAGCTTTGAGCGCTTTCACCTCGGAACAAAGCCGCGACTCGGCACTTGCCGCCGGCTTTCAACGCTACGCGACCAAACCCTTCGACCCCGAACCGCTCGTCGGCCTGATTCTCGAACTCACAAAACAAAACGGATCTTAG
- a CDS encoding class IV adenylate cyclase: MIEIEKKYRLPAGLRGEVEKRLAEFGAEYLGEDHEENIILGGGPMADLNSVMRIRKTPLRTILTFKKRLPGISDVKQQIEEETEIADGDAMERVLAAIGITRKLVYEKRRKKWRFRSTETVIDELPFGLFMEIEGALTAIREAELLLEIDTLEAENKTYPRLTAELGSEKDGVIESRFVKSF; the protein is encoded by the coding sequence ATGATAGAGATCGAGAAGAAATATCGCCTTCCAGCAGGACTGCGTGGCGAGGTCGAGAAGCGGCTCGCCGAATTTGGCGCCGAGTATCTTGGCGAGGACCACGAGGAGAATATCATCCTCGGCGGCGGGCCGATGGCCGATCTAAACTCAGTTATGCGCATTCGCAAAACCCCGTTGCGGACGATTCTCACATTCAAAAAGCGGCTGCCGGGCATTTCGGACGTAAAGCAGCAGATCGAGGAAGAGACCGAGATCGCGGACGGCGACGCGATGGAGCGAGTCCTCGCGGCGATCGGCATCACGCGAAAGCTTGTTTACGAAAAGCGGCGAAAGAAGTGGCGGTTCCGCTCGACCGAAACGGTCATCGACGAACTCCCTTTCGGTCTCTTCATGGAGATCGAAGGTGCGCTGACCGCCATCCGCGAGGCCGAGCTGCTGCTTGAGATTGACACGCTGGAAGCAGAGAATAAAACATATCCCCGATTGACCGCCGAACTCGGGAGCGAGAAAGACGGTGTCATCGAATCCCGTTTCGTGAAATCCTTCTGA
- a CDS encoding ABC transporter permease encodes MDRFFAVVVHEYKKVVLKWSFLVGTLLLPVLAGVFAFVPAIIFSLKGEPTRIALIDRSGTVAPRLKDNLSAEKRAERARTAAREAAVNITPSQEEQLKMASTQMADSFIFTDIDPAGRSIEDMRSELTTRITADEFDAYLIIPPDINDTAAVYEFRSRKGADFVTNDSLRDALNSAVRSQRLAEANISEERLASIGRAVKLDAKGLDDRGGEKDTTGLMIASFVIGLMIYITLAIYGQAIMGAVVEEKETRISEILFSSARPFTLLFGKLVGVGLAGLTQLSIWIVSAAALLAFLALQTDLSQLVGAVPSISPLMILYFLIFFLIGYFIYASIFALIGSVVTSLQEGGQFAFPPVMLLLAAFYFSIAVIRDPNSSLSFWVSIAPFFAPITMPIRILAETPPFWEIALSIGINVLAIAGLVWLASRVYRVGMLMYGKRATLPEIWKWIRYV; translated from the coding sequence ATGGATAGGTTTTTTGCCGTCGTAGTTCATGAGTACAAAAAGGTCGTGCTCAAGTGGTCGTTCCTCGTCGGGACGCTGCTTTTGCCGGTGCTCGCCGGAGTTTTCGCATTCGTGCCGGCGATCATCTTTTCGCTCAAGGGCGAGCCAACGCGGATCGCCTTGATCGACCGCTCGGGCACCGTTGCTCCTCGATTGAAGGACAATCTTTCAGCCGAAAAGCGGGCAGAGCGAGCCCGCACAGCCGCTCGAGAAGCGGCGGTCAATATCACGCCCTCGCAAGAGGAGCAGTTAAAAATGGCCTCGACGCAGATGGCCGATTCGTTCATTTTTACTGACATCGATCCCGCCGGCCGCTCGATCGAAGACATGCGTTCCGAACTGACAACGCGGATAACGGCCGATGAATTCGACGCCTATCTGATCATCCCGCCGGACATCAACGATACGGCGGCCGTCTATGAATTCCGCTCGCGGAAAGGGGCTGATTTTGTCACCAACGATTCGCTCCGCGATGCTCTCAACAGCGCAGTGCGCTCGCAGCGGCTCGCCGAGGCGAACATAAGCGAAGAGCGGCTGGCCTCGATCGGCCGGGCTGTGAAACTCGACGCCAAAGGCCTCGATGACCGCGGCGGCGAGAAGGACACGACCGGCCTGATGATCGCCTCGTTCGTCATCGGGCTGATGATCTACATCACGCTCGCGATCTACGGTCAGGCGATAATGGGCGCGGTAGTCGAGGAAAAAGAGACGCGGATCTCCGAGATACTTTTCTCATCGGCAAGGCCGTTCACGCTGCTCTTCGGAAAGCTTGTCGGCGTCGGGCTCGCGGGGCTGACACAGCTCTCGATCTGGATCGTAAGTGCCGCCGCCCTGCTCGCGTTTCTCGCGTTGCAGACCGATCTTTCGCAGCTCGTCGGTGCGGTTCCTTCGATCTCGCCGCTGATGATCCTCTATTTCCTTATCTTTTTCCTCATCGGCTATTTTATTTACGCGTCGATCTTTGCATTGATCGGCTCGGTGGTCACATCGCTCCAGGAAGGCGGGCAGTTCGCGTTCCCGCCGGTGATGCTTCTGCTTGCGGCGTTCTATTTCAGCATTGCGGTGATCCGCGATCCGAATTCTTCGCTCTCATTCTGGGTCTCGATCGCACCGTTCTTTGCCCCGATTACGATGCCGATACGCATCCTCGCAGAGACGCCGCCCTTCTGGGAGATCGCTCTTTCGATCGGGATAAACGTGCTTGCCATCGCCGGGCTCGTCTGGCTTGCCTCGCGAGTTTACCGTGTCGGGATGCTGATGTATGGCAAGCGGGCGACGCTTCCCGAGATCTGGAAATGGATCCGCTACGTCTGA
- a CDS encoding ATP-binding cassette domain-containing protein gives MNQEQATLRAEGVTKRYGDFTAVDDLSFEVRPGRVFGFLGPNGAGKTTTIRMIVGITFPDEGRISLFGEQVTTETQGRIGYLPEERGLYKKMKVVDQLKYFAALKGVSGRESEKRIDFWLERMQLTEWKKKKTTDLSKGMQQKIQFIATVLHDPDLLILDEPFSGLDPVNVEFLIDVISEFRTGEKTIIFSTHLMETAERLCSDILLIDKSKKVLFGSLREIKESYGQNLIAFRGEGAGAILEDRSTIERVVTHADEQELHLAEGIDAQDLLKRMVAAGVSISKFEKTEPSLNDIFIDRVKGGENSHG, from the coding sequence ATGAATCAAGAACAAGCGACATTACGGGCCGAGGGCGTTACGAAGCGCTACGGCGACTTTACTGCGGTCGATGATCTCAGCTTTGAGGTCCGGCCCGGGCGTGTTTTCGGCTTTCTCGGGCCAAACGGTGCGGGCAAGACGACGACAATACGAATGATCGTCGGCATCACGTTCCCGGACGAAGGCCGGATAAGCCTTTTTGGCGAGCAGGTCACGACCGAAACGCAAGGCCGCATCGGCTATCTGCCTGAGGAACGCGGGCTTTACAAGAAAATGAAGGTCGTCGATCAGCTCAAGTACTTCGCCGCGTTAAAGGGCGTTTCGGGCCGCGAGTCCGAGAAGCGGATCGACTTCTGGCTCGAGCGAATGCAGCTCACTGAGTGGAAGAAAAAGAAAACGACCGACCTCTCAAAGGGAATGCAGCAAAAGATACAGTTTATCGCGACCGTGCTGCACGACCCCGATCTGCTCATCCTCGATGAGCCCTTCTCGGGGCTCGACCCCGTCAACGTCGAGTTCCTGATCGACGTCATCAGCGAATTTCGCACTGGCGAAAAGACGATCATCTTTTCAACGCATCTGATGGAAACGGCCGAGCGGCTTTGCAGCGATATCTTGCTGATCGATAAATCGAAGAAGGTCCTCTTCGGCAGTCTGCGTGAGATAAAGGAAAGCTACGGGCAAAATCTGATCGCCTTTCGCGGCGAGGGTGCAGGGGCGATACTCGAGGACCGCTCGACCATCGAACGCGTCGTAACACACGCCGATGAACAGGAACTTCATCTCGCCGAGGGGATCGATGCACAGGATCTGCTCAAGCGTATGGTCGCGGCCGGAGTTTCGATCTCAAAGTTTGAGAAAACAGAACCGAGCCTCAACGACATCTTCATCGACCGCGTAAAGGGAGGAGAGAACTCGCATGGATAG
- a CDS encoding thymidine kinase codes for MIEGYFDDTEERRKQRQNGTGWVEVIVGSMFSGKSEELIRRLNRARIARQKVQVFKPKIDARYSREEIASHSGQTHTSLPVTTAAELLAQVEHDTEVVGIDEGQFFDMEIVEAVNRLAAEGKRVIVAGLDQDYTGKPFEPMPQLLCVAEFITKTHAICVKCGSTANYSQRTVESEARVEVGAADKYEARCRKCFVPHADAPTEG; via the coding sequence ATGATTGAAGGCTATTTTGACGATACAGAAGAGCGCCGCAAGCAGCGGCAGAACGGCACAGGCTGGGTCGAGGTAATTGTCGGGTCGATGTTTTCGGGCAAGTCCGAGGAATTGATCCGCCGGCTCAATCGGGCACGCATCGCCCGGCAGAAGGTGCAGGTCTTCAAGCCGAAGATCGACGCCCGCTATTCACGCGAAGAGATCGCCTCGCACTCCGGCCAAACACACACGTCGCTGCCGGTAACGACCGCTGCCGAGCTGCTCGCACAGGTCGAGCACGACACCGAGGTCGTCGGGATCGACGAAGGGCAGTTCTTCGATATGGAGATCGTCGAGGCGGTCAATCGGCTCGCGGCGGAAGGGAAGCGGGTGATCGTCGCCGGGCTTGATCAGGACTACACGGGCAAGCCCTTCGAGCCGATGCCGCAGCTTCTTTGCGTGGCTGAGTTCATCACCAAGACGCACGCCATCTGCGTCAAATGCGGCTCGACGGCGAATTATTCACAGCGGACGGTCGAATCCGAAGCCCGGGTCGAGGTCGGTGCGGCCGATAAATACGAAGCCCGCTGCCGGAAATGCTTCGTCCCCCACGCCGACGCGCCGACCGAGGGATAG